From a region of the Lactuca sativa cultivar Salinas chromosome 4, Lsat_Salinas_v11, whole genome shotgun sequence genome:
- the LOC111885873 gene encoding UDP-arabinopyranose mutase 1 produces MAASSSYPLKDDLDIVIPTIRNLDFLEMWRPFFQPYHLIIVQDGDPSRTIKVPDGFDYELYNRNDINKILGPKASCISFKDSACRCFGYMVSKKKYIFTIDDDCFVAKDPTGKDIDALQQHINNLLHPSTPYFFNTLYDPFSDGADFVRGYPFSLREGVPTAVSHGLWLNIPDYDAPTQLVKPRERNTRYVDAVMTLPKGILFPMCGMNLAFDRNLIGPAMYFGLMGDGQPIGRYDDMWAGWCVKVICDHLGLGIKTGLPYIWHSKASNPFVNLKKEYKGIFWQEEIIPFFQDATLPKECTTVQACYKELSKQVKDKLGKIDPYFVKLADSMVTWIDAWEELNPSTKETNGK; encoded by the exons ATGGCTGCTTCATCCTCGTACCCTTTGAAAGATGACCTGGATATTGTCATACCTACGATTCGTAACCTCGATTTCCTCGAAATGTGGAGGCCATTCTTTCAACCATATCATTTGATCATTGTTCAAGATGGTGATCCTTCTAGAACGATAAAGGTTCCTGATGGGTTTGATTACGAGCTTTATAATCGAAATGATATTAACAAGATCTTGGGTCCAAAAGCTTCGTGTATTTCGTTTAAGGATTCAGCTTGTCGATGCTTTGGGTATATGGTTTCCAAGAAGAAGTATATCTTCACCATTGATGACGATTGTTTT GTAGCGAAGGACCCGACTGGGAAAGACATAGATGCACTTCAACAACACATCAATAACCTCCTCCACCCTTCAACGCCTTATTTCTTCAACACCCTTTATGATCCTTTTTCCGATGGTGCAGATTTTGTCCGTGGTTACCCTTTCAGTCTTCGTGAAGGTGTCCCAACCGCGGTTTCTCATGGTCTATGGCTCAACATCCCGGACTATGATGCACCAACACAACTCGTTAAGCCCCGAGAGAGAAACACCAG GTATGTTGATGCAGTCATGACACTCCCAAAGGGGATCTTATTCCCTATGTGTGGAATGAACCTCGCATTTGATCGGAACCTCATCGGTCCAGCCATGTACTTCGGACTCATGGGTGATGGTCAACCTATTGGCCGCTACGATGACATGTGGGCCGGATGGTGTGTCAAG GTTATATGTGACCATTTAGGGCTCGGGATCAAGACAGGGCTACCCTACATTTGGCATAGTAAGGCAAGCAACCCATTCGTGAACCTTAAAAAAGAATACAAAGGCATATTTTGGCAAGAAGAGATTATCCCATTTTTCCAAGACGCTACTCTTCCAAAAGAGTGCACAACGGTGCAAGCTTGCTATAAAGAATTATCGAAACAAGTTAAGGATAAACTCGGAAAAATTGACCCATATTTTGTCAAGCTTGCAGACAGCATGGTTACATGGATCGATGCTTGGGAGGAACTCAACCCATCAACTAAGGAAACTAATGGGAAGTGA